One window of Bos indicus isolate NIAB-ARS_2022 breed Sahiwal x Tharparkar chromosome 18, NIAB-ARS_B.indTharparkar_mat_pri_1.0, whole genome shotgun sequence genomic DNA carries:
- the LOC109572979 gene encoding zinc finger protein 211-like, with protein MVRSSFLKSWTIHAAWNLSTNMEIVNDFKANVVRFNMVKPQASNTRKKLNNSKECEAIFHSDKSDQNWGEGKMACNHTDILVQDERILTTEESCESNKVRNAGTQRNGVTQHQKVHTGEGPSECSHCGKYFTLKSGFPAYQRFNCGGTFYDCTECGKSFSRRKYLVARRKIHTGEKPFACKECDKSFTQKGKLIEHQRVHTGEKPYQCNQCGKFLVSKSSLSVHQRVHSGERPYKCNECGKSFITRSALYSHLKVHTGERPFECTECGKSFTSKWILCNHQRIHSGKRPLECSECGKFFSRNEQLSARRNVHSGENPYDCSKCGKSFPARSSLRHHQRVHVGEKPSECSECGKSFNDRSGLRRHQRDHTIERTFA; from the coding sequence ATGGTGAGATCCTCATTTTTGAAAAGCTGGACAATCCATGCAGCATGGAATCTCTCTACCAACATGGAGATTGTGAATGACTTCAAGGCCAACGTGGTAAGGTTTAACATGGTTAAGCCACAGGCCAGTAATACCAGGaagaaactgaacaacagtaagGAGTGTGAAGCTATATTTCACAGTGACAAAAGCGATCAGAACTGGGGAGAAGGCAAGATGGCTTGCAACCACACAGACATACTTGTTCAGGATGAGAGAATTCTCACTACTGAAGAGTCCTGTGAGTCCAACAAAGTTAGGAATGCCGGCACCCAAAGAAATGGTGTTACTCAGCACCAGAAAGTTCACACTGGGGAAGGGCCTTCTGAatgcagccattgtggaaaatatTTTACCCTCAAGTCCGGTTTCCCTGCATATCAGAGATTTAACTGTGGAGGAACGTTTTATGATTGTACTGAATGTGGGAAATCCTTTAGCCGAAGGAAATACCTCGTTGCCCGTAGAAAAATccacactggagaaaagcctttTGCGTGCAAGGAATGTGATAAATCTTTTACCCAAAAGGGCAAATTAATTGAAcatcagagagttcacactggagaaaagccttatCAGTGCAACCAATGTGGAAAGTTTCTTGTCAGCAAATCTAGTTTGTCTGTACATCAGAGAGTTCATAGTGGGGAAAGGCCTTATAAATGcaatgaatgtgggaaatcttttatTACTAGGTCTGCCCTCTATTCTCACCTGAaagttcacactggagaaaggccttTTGAGTGCActgaatgtgggaaatcttttacCAGTAAGTGGATCCTTTGTAATCATCAGAGAATACACAGTGGAAAAAGACCTTTggagtgcagtgaatgtgggaaattctTTAGCCGAAACGAACAACTCAGTGCCCGTAGGAATGTTCACAGTGGAGAAAATCCATATGACTGTAGTAAATGTGGGAAATCTTTTCCTGCTAGGTCAAGCCTTCGTCATCATCAGAGAGTTCACGTTGGAGAAAAGCCTTCtgagtgcagtgaatgtggaaAATCCTTTAATGATAGGTCAGGCCTTCGTCGTCATCAGAGAGATCACACTATTGAAAGGACTTTTGCATGA